Genomic DNA from Xiphophorus hellerii strain 12219 chromosome 16, Xiphophorus_hellerii-4.1, whole genome shotgun sequence:
aaaatgtcaaattaaaaaaaaaaaacttcaagattttattaacacttttttccttttttttccctttcatacatacacacatattgTAGTAGGGTAGTAAGGCACAATGTTAAAAGCATTTGGCATTAAGTGGAGGTAAGACAATAAAAAAGACAGAGCTTGATACACTGGAAGCTGAAGCGACATCTCTTTGGTACAGCTGCATGATTTGGAAGAGACACACTATCAATGAAAATGACAATGTTAACTCGACAACACtatgtacaaaaaatatgtaaaaaatgttataaatatgtctaaaaACCACAGACATTATTTACATCTTCACACTGAAGGAAGGTAGGATTATTCAACGTTTCACACTCGGTGGATTATTTTGGGATGTTGGGAAATTGATTGTCACCAAAACAGTTGTTGGAATCCACAAAACAGATTGCTGTGATACTTTCGACATGTGATAGGAAAACTGTATTGCTTGGATGTCAGTTCATTGTCTGTGAGTGCAGTAGGCACAGTGCGATGTTGTGATGATGAGTTtccaaactctttttttctcccccagcTTTCTCTGCTCTCAATCCTTCTTCCTCAGTATGAGATAAATGAGGCCACTGATGAGACTCAGAGGGAACGCCACCCAGGCCAGCACGTAAGAGTAGCCATAGTCTTTGCCACTATGCGGTCTCATCACGGTGTAGATAATCGCTGCGCACATCACAAACACACCTGgggaagattttattttttcaaaatgagagagagaaagagagagaaagatcaGGAGGGTTGCAGATGATGTCATAGCTCAGACTACTTCCTTTCAGGGTGTAACCCCTCTCAGTAATAAAGTCATACTCACTCGCCAAGATCTGGAAGATGGAGGTGAAGTAGAAGCGTCCGCCCTTAAACAGTCTGAACAGCTGATAAGCGAAAGCTAACAGGGAGACGAAGCAGAAGACTACAGCCAGGATCATGAGGGCTTGCACAGCCTGGATCCAATCTAAGAAAAAGGAGCAAGAATAATTTTCAATCTTCATAAtctataacaacaacaacaacaaaaaaggtttgTTATTCTGGAATGTGCACAAACCTTCATTGCTGGCCTGTGAACAGTGGTAGCCTTGAGTATCTGAGTGGCAGTTATACCAAAGATCGGTGTGTCCTTGTGCTTCTACAGTCCATTGctataaaagaacaaaaaacaaacaaacaaaaaaaaaaagacgagcAGTCATAAGCACAAACGTGTCATTCTTGTTTCcaaaaactacaacactaaattGCCAGGCTATAAAAGAAGCTGCGGCCTTAAATAGAATATGTTGCTTACACTGGATGCTGTAGACACAATGAGGAGAATGAAAACGAGGAGGTGCAAAGCAAGCACTCCCAAAAGAATGCACAGCATATTGGATACAGATCTGGAGAAGCATAAGAAACAGAGGTAAGATAAACATCGATTCATTCAGCAGCTCAGCACAAGGATTTACTCATTTCTACACCAGGGGGAGGCATTTCCTCACTTCTGGATCAACCGCAATGTTTACCTCAATGTGAAAGTGTCCCATTACAttgaaaggaaaaagagaaaaaagacactttttaaaagtttttttttccttaatgaATAAAGTATACCAAGATAAAACGAATCTAAAAACACTTTATGCCAATTCAAGACGCTGAGTcacataattatttaaatgtgaaaattactTAATTACTCAGTCttataaacaatgttttcataGTTCCTTCtagcaaaaataactttatgaGAAAGCTCTGCTTAAAAGGTTTTTATCGACAGTCTGTTTTACGAGCAGTCAAACTCAGCCCACATGCGAGGGAAAATATTCCAGTAAGCGCCGCCGCCATGTGTAAACTTCAttcctctctgttttgttttctcaagaATGAAATGTCAAAACTGCGACAGGCGAGACACGTAAACCACGGAGATGTGAGCAGACGACATCATTTCTGTATCATTACAGTAAATCCAAAGCGGTTTTGAAGTCCAAGGGAGCCTGATGAAGTgatataaatgtttctttatgaACATATAAATACGCATACACATAcaccaaagagaaattaaaaaaaacataacatacaTTTAGTGACtgtaaaaaaagtttcaaaacttaAATCCAACTTACAAAAGGTAGAGCAGACGTTTTCAGTGAAAAAGGGCGTGTAGAAGAGAAGTGAAGAGTTGGGAAAGAATCGCAGCGCGTCTGCTCCTCtcgcctctctctctctgcagttACTATTCCAGATGTGTCTCATGCAGCCCAATCAGTCTGAGAACACCGCCCTGCAGGCCCTGCACGTCACCGGAGGTCTGCTCCTctccacacccccacaccccctttttttttcttattcccGCGGAATGATATGGGCTGAGCTGAAGTTCGGAGGGCTGTACAGGGTGTCCTgtagtattttgttttcttgctaaAGTCTTGGAAATGCAAGAGGCGTTGGTCGGTTCAGTATTTTAAAGAGGCGCACTCTGCATTCTGCATGGCTGACACACCTCATAAAGTTGCATGTTGAGTCTTCGTTTTTCTTATCCTTTTATAGCTCattagaaaaactcaaatcctgtCTCTCATTGTTTTAGCTGTTGACAAACTGTGCGTCTTATTGTGCATTCCCTTTTATTGcactaataaaaacagtttaacttgaaacaataaaactggCATAGCACTATGtttgtataaataaacatgGCTTTCAAAAATCTACAGTCTTCCCATCAGAAAGGTAACTTTTTGTTTCAAAGCTAAAAAACATTACAGTAGCCTACAACCAAAAATAGGACAATCCCATCCAAATTCTAACACAACAGCTTTAAAATCTGTCATAGTCACGCTTAATATAGCTTGgcatttattaaacaaaatgtcacaatctttttcagattattttacaaTCCAGATAAATCATAATTTAACTGGATGAAATTTGCCTCACAGAAATAACTAGCTTCTGAATTCCTTGAAGTTTGGAAACCTCACAGAGAGCATCAGTTACAGAGCAGGGAGTTGCTCAGACTAGATTGTGTGCTTTAGCaactatttctgttttgaacAGCTTTTgcactaatatttttttgtcagtggCACTTACTTGTAGTCTGTCCAAATGCAGCAAAGTTCACAAGAATTCTGTGACTTGCATTTGTTTCCAGAAAATTTAGCAAccataaaaagcaaacaagtgAAAAGGACCAGCACAGTCTGAAATGGCCAGGTTTGACGGTAAAGCACTAACTATATATTCTAGCAGCCATCAGCTTGTGGAGCTCTGTATTTTGCCCCAATTATGTAAGGTTGAACTCCTTCTAGGTGGACATATCCCTCTGTCTGATATTATCTGTGTTCATCTCCATAGCTTTCTTTGAGGGAAGACTTCTTCAGACAgaatggaaatgtttaaaaattcaaaacaaattatattgAAACTCACTTATTTTTGTCAATCCTAGTTTCATACTGTATAATTGCCATCTCTAGAGTCAGTTCTTAAGAGAACCCATGAAATCAGGTGACCTGCATTTATGTAGAAAAGAGTTTTTTAAGCTcacttaattaattaatttatttttttgttatattctgCATTGGGGGTTCTCTTGTTacatttatgtttctttattaGACTTGAACAGTTGTTCGAAATAAAATGCAGCTCTAGTTATTTACATTattcaaacacataaaatgaaCTGATCTGTGATTATGGCATTAGGGAATTatcttacattttataaatctaTTCTAAGGTGACATGAAAACCTACTGCTTTATGACCACAGCTTAGATTTGCTTTTTGCTGTCTACCTCAGACAATGAGCTTAGCTTGGTATGGAgaatgtttttaacataaacTTTTTAGCTAGCTTAGCTTTAGCTAAACAGACTAAAGTCTGATGTAAACTTAAATGTGTGGTCCAGAACAGAATGTTTCTTAGTCTTTTGGCAGTTCTTAGCTTTTACCAAAGTGTAGTATTCATCAGTGGCAAACAGTTCCTGGCCCAGTTAGGCCTTCTCTACACAAGAGGGCGGTTTCCTGAGTAAACCACCTATTTAACAGTTAGACTGAGGAAAACTGACAGCTCAACCACACAGCCAGTCCACTGATGTTTCTGTACTGATAAGCATAACAAAGTTGCATCAAACCAAAAGCCTAGAGCTTGTCTAATTTTGACGAATATCACACAAACTCACTATCAAGTCAGAAGCCATGAATTGTGGACAAGCCTTGggaaaaggaacattcaaagaGACAGACTACATGTCTCAGCAAAATGTTTACAGcaacaataacattttggatGCTCAGCTTGTGACAGACATGGGTATCTGGGGATAGGTATAGAGTTTGCTATGTTCATTTTTCTTGTTGGTTATTTGTGATAATTAGTCTGTCCAGATTTTGTGTATTGACTGTTATTGTCTCTTGGTTCATTCTTTCATGTTTAGTTTCATGCTTTATTCCTATGCTCTGtctcttgtgtatttatttatttttcttagttgCTTGTCAGACTTGTTTCAtcttttggttcatttttgtCTCAGCTTAGACAATTAGTAAGATTAAATtgatatttgttcatttttattcatttgataATGCATTCACTGTTTGTGGCCTTCTCTATATTAAACACCCTGATTGTTCACCACAGATATTTACTCATACAACAAACCCCAAGAATTCTTTGCTGGAGTATAATATTTGACTGAACCAGTGTCGTCAGTTCAATTATAATCAAATTGTGTAAGCagaatttgtcaaaaaaaaaagaaaatgttgcaaatgtagtttaactgaactgaacaTTAGATTTGCAAACTACAAATTGAAATACATTTGATACGTACATTTGACCTATCATCTGATAGGCAAAATTATATAGTGCAGCCATAACTGTAATTTACCCTTTAAGACcttcatattttactttaaaaagctgaGCTGCCCCTATTCTGACTGGTCAGAGATACATGTCATTCCTTGTTCTGCTCAGATATTGCTTGTTTGAGTGTTGTTGCCTGTGAATGAGCCCTCTAGAGGACTCATGGTATGCACAGAAGGCATGTGCAcgagcgtgtgtgtgtctgtgaggCAAGCCCCTTGTTCACTTCTGTGTGAGTACAGAGACGGGAGAGCTTGTCCAGTGCCAAAGGGAGTTACCATAGTGCAATGTTTGGATCACACTAAATCGATGGAACTCTCCACACAAACAAGATTTAAGGATGAGTGACCGACACTGCAGGCCACAGCAGGCCAGGTCTCTGAATCCCTCATCTCAGCAGCCTGGCAAGGCAGTAAACCAAAGCAGGATCATAATGACACCAGTGAAAAAAGAATAATCACCCAGTTTGGACTGGGGTGCTCTTGAAACCACCCCAGTCTAAACGTAACTGCAGTCGGAGAACCAAACTCGAGCCTCTCACCCACCGGCCCTTGAAGTTTTTGGCTCGGTCAGGTGGATTCCTGTGGTCTGTTAGTAAACACAGAAAGGAATGAGAGTGTTGGCTGCTGCCCGGGCCGTGGGCTGCCAGGTGAAGCAGTTCTGTGTGTCCTGGCAGAGAAGGAGTTGGGCAAAAAAGCCGAGTCCATTGACACCGTGAGCACTCAGCTGTAACTACTGCTGTTTGTAAAGATCTAATTGAAGCAGTGGTTTGGGAGCTTTGGAGAGGCAGAGCCAACAGCAGCAAGGTGATAAGATGAATATGTCTGATCTAGTGGAAGCAGGTGGGCACA
This window encodes:
- the LOC116735997 gene encoding peripheral myelin protein 22-like gives rise to the protein MLCILLGVLALHLLVFILLIVSTASSQWTVEAQGHTDLWYNCHSDTQGYHCSQASNEDWIQAVQALMILAVVFCFVSLLAFAYQLFRLFKGGRFYFTSIFQILASVFVMCAAIIYTVMRPHSGKDYGYSYVLAWVAFPLSLISGLIYLILRKKD